The genomic segment GAGTCCCGGCCCTCAGTGCCTCTGAGACTGCTCATGGAAGACATTCATCCCTGGAGTGGGGGAGACAGTGGGTGTCTGCTTAATGCCAGTACATGAAATGCTGGTGTTGGTGGGTTTTGTCCACGTGTTTGTTTGGGTTTGATTTTGCTGCAGGGGAACTGCATGGCCAGCTCCTTAATTCTTACTAATATTTTCCCAGAGATTACTCAACTGTGAATAGACAGTAAGAATGAGCTCCTGTTAAGATAGGGGCCCTGATCCAACAGTCTGGTAGAGAAATACTTGTAATAGGGAGAAGCAGGACAGAAGGTGTAAATCGGAGACCTTTGACAAAGGTGGTAGGAAAAGAAAGAGCTCCGGCCTGGGAATGTCATGAAGAAAGCAAAGGGGATGGAATGGAAGAGGACAGGTGGACTCTGGCAGCTGCCTGGTTCAGCCTGGATGGATCTTGCAGGGTCGGGTGGCAGGACTGCACCTTGGCCTCTTCCACCATTGGCCACTGCCCACACCCATGAAGCCTTTGTGAGTGCTCTGCTGATACCCAGCCCTGTCCCAGGAGGAGAGCGGTGATACGTAGCTCCAGCCTCTCTGCTCTGACTGCCTGTTTCACAACAGCCCTAGGAGTCCTGGTGGGAGGTCCCCCGAGAGCCTTGGGCAGGCTGCTTCCCCCTAGAGGCTGCAGGTGGCTGTGGGGCTCAGTTTCCCCCATCTGTGACCTCTGGGAGAAGGGTTCCTGTGCTGGTCTCTGGGTCCCACCCACTTTGGGCCACTCAAAAGCTTTAACCCTTTTCCCTTTCTGCTCTTCTAGAAACTTCCATGTCATGGAACATGCCCTCTTGGCCTCCATCCCACACAACACCCACCACCCATTTATTCACCCTCTCCTGCTGCATCTCTGCAGACTGTTGGCTGACATAGTTCCAGATTTGTTGCCCCCTCCTCTGGAGCTGACTCGGACTTACCTGTCCTAAGGGGCAGATTAAAGGACTTGCCAGAACCTGGGCAgctgtgtcacagtgggggcggGGTGTAGCTGTGCCCTCCTGCATGGCCTTCCCAGGGGCAGAGCCTCCTGTTCTCTCTGAGACTTTCTGAAACTCATCAGCAGCCACGATTGGGTGATACCATTTATTCCCCAAATCCGACTCTCCCCAGGAGGCTCACTGCCCCCCTCCTCACGCCGTCCCCTTCCACTCTGCTGTAGTCTTTTTCCCGAGGCCCTCCTCATTTACAGAATGTGATGTGTCCGTTACATTGATTGCTTACTGTCTACCTCCCCCGAGAAAATGTCAGCTCTTAACATGCTAGGGATTTGTGTCTCTTTTTAACTGCTCTATCCCAAGCTTCTAGAGCAGTGCCTGTTGCACAGGAAGCACTTAATGAATATCTGTGGAATGagtgaaaggaaggcaaaaattCCTGTAGAGTATTATGGTGCTTTAGACTCACAAAGGGGAAATGACCAGAATCTCACAAAAACCGCATTCCCATTCCACCCTGTCCTGTCACCAGATGGCCCCACCTGCGGAAGCCAGGTCTGTCCTTGATTGTCCTTCACCAGTTTGCCCCGTGGAGTCTGTCTCAAACATGCCTGCAGTGGGCAGCTTCTCCGTCGCCAAAGCCACTGCCCTTGTTGAGGACATTGCCTGGTGTACAGCAACAGCCTCCAGACCGCCTTCCTGTTGCCTCCCTTAATCCATGCTCTACAGGACAGCTAAGTGTTTGATTACTGAGGATTTTGGCTAGCTGCTGTGTCAAAATTCAAGTGCAGTGACTCAAACACAAGTTTCTCTTTCAGTAACAGTTCAGAGGCGAGGAGTCTAGAGCTGTCTATGAGGTCTTCCAGGGAACTGGGTTAACGTGAATCTGGTTGTTCCAGTAACTTCAAGGGACTTTGTCCTCAGCTCTGCAATGAAAGTTGGGCTCACCACCACCATATTCAAAATTTAGCCAAGGAAAAAGGAAGTAGAAAGcactttactttttttaaaggatggTACTCAAGAGCTATAGTCATTACTTCCTTTCACTTCCCATTGGCTGGAACTTAGTCATATGACCAGGCCTGGTTAAAAGGGAATCTGGGAAATGTAGTGTTTTGCTGGGTGGCCACTTGCCCAGCTGTAACTCCAGGGgttctttcattaaaaagaaaaggagagtggATTCTGGAGGAAGCTTAGCAGTTTCAGCCAGCTGTATAGCAGAGAACATACCACTTCCCTACTTGATGCTCTCCTTTCATCTATACATGGAAAAAAGTTGAAACTTCTTACGAGGCCTATCCAGCCCTGCATGATCTGCCCCTCTGCCTCCTTTGCCAGCCCTTTCCCATCTTGCCTTCTTCCCATTCTTCAACTGGCCAGCACTACCTGCTTTTTCAAATCTCAGCACACATGTCATCACCTCAGAGAAGATGGCCCTGTCATCATCCCCTGACCACCCCACCCCCCGATTTGCTCTGTCCTTGtgattattttgtttgctttcttgttttctccAGGGCTGCCACCTGAATGTCAGGTCCATCAGGAAGGGGTCTCATTCGTTTTGTGCGTTGGGGCCCCTCGTGTCTGATAGTGTTGGTGCACACGAAGGAAGTCTTCATTGATTCACATTTATACTTGTACTTTCTTCCCTTTCAGGACACCAGAGACTTCTTAAACAGGTAAAAGAGCTTCCTTTCCACGGTGTACCTCATTCTCCTGTGGCTGTATCCCCACCCCTTTTCCTTGACACGATCCATTTGAAGCAGTGGGGAGTGATTGATGCCAGAGGTGCCCCTTCCCGTGGTTCATCCTGATCACTTTCCCTCCTTGAGATCTGGAGACTCACTCTCTACCAGACCAAGTTCTCTGTAATCCCAGCTCCTTGGTGCACTCTGCTTGTCTGCGATGGGACTGGGTGATAAGGATAGGGACATGGCTTAGTAGACAAAAGCACTCTGTATGTTGAATCTGCTGATGGTCATAAGTCCTGACTCAGCCTTGGGCAGTTCACTCAGTGTCTATTTTCTGTCTTGATTGGGGATAATCATTTCCTCTCCCTTCATAGTTGTCATGAGAATCGAGAGGAATACCAGAAGAATAAGTAGTAACAGGTTACATCTGTCATCTTCTCAGGTATCCACGGAAGAAGTTCTGGATTGGGAAACCCATTGCTCGGGTAGTTAAAAAAAGGACAGGAGAATTCTCAGATAAACTTATGTCTCTGCAAAGAGGCCTGAGAGAATTCCAAGGTAAGGGTTGGTGAGAGCATTGGGGCAGGGGTCAGGAGCTGGGGTTCCACTGTGAGAGAGGGTGCCTGGCTCCTGTGGTCTTCTTCTCTGGCCACACTCCTCTGACAGAGTCAtgattgttttctctcttcttcttggaATCTCAGGGATGGAGCCCTGTCAGGAAATAAGTACCATCTGAGTAAGACATGGGCCCATAAATGTGTTCATTGCTGTCCTTTTCTTCTCCCCAGGGAAGCTGCTGAGAGACTTGGAATATAAAACAGGTGAGTGTCCAAAGGGTTATTCCCAGATTTACCTCAAATAAAGAATACCCTCCCCATGGAGGTTCTGACTATGCCCTGCCCCCAGGAGCCAGTTCTTTTACACAACAGAAGTTACCAGCTGCAAGTCTATAAAGCCCCGTTGCATTTTCTGACTAGTCCAGTACTCTGGTCTGCAGTAGTGGTGTCTTCTTGGTAGTCTGACCTGTGCTCAGTTCATTGAGTCAGTCCCCACAGGTCCCACCACCAGTGCTTTTCCTATGACTGAGTTTCTTGACAGACGCCATCTCTGCCCCAGGCCCCACTACTATGCTCCTTCCCAGCCCCATCATCAGGTTATACACTGCCTACTCCTGAGGGACACAATTCCTGCCTACCCTTGAATTGTGCAGTGTGGCTGCCCTGTCATGGACACCATGGAGCCTGCTggctccctcccagcccaccagTGACACTGTTACTTCTTCCTTGGTCCCCACAGTGAGTGTCACCTTGGACCCACAGTCAGCCAGTGGGTACCTGCAGCTTTCAGAGGATTGGAAGTGCGTGACCTACAGCAGCCTGTACCAGGGTGCATACCTGCACCCCCAGCAGTTTGACTGTGAGCCGGGGGTGCTGGGCAGTAAGGGCTTCACCTGGGGCAAGGTCTactgggaggtggaggtggagagggagggctggtctgaggatgaagaggagggggacgaggaggaagagggggaagaggaggaggaggaagaggaggccgGCTACGGGGATGGGTATGAGGACTGGGAAACAGATGAGGACGAGGAGTCATTGGGGGacgaagaggaagaggaggaggaggaggaggaggaagttcTGGAAAGCTGCATGGTGGGGGTGGCCAGAGACTCTGTGAAGAGGAAGGGAGACCTCTCCCTGCGGCCAGAGGACGGGGTGTGGGCGCTGCGCCTCTCCTCAGCAGGCATCTGGGCCAACACCAGCCCCGAGGCCGAGCTCTTCCCGGTGCTGCGGCCCCGGAGAGTAGGCATTGCCCTGGATTATGAGGGGGGCACCGTGACCTTCACCAACGCGGAGTCACAAGAACTTATCTACACCTTCACTGCTACCTTCACTCGGCGCCTCGTCCCCTTCCTGTGGCTGAAGTGGCCAGGAACACGCCTCCTGCTGAGACCGTGAGCCCAagcccctgctgccagccccagacCCATCCAATCTTCATTTCTCTGGAATTCCAGAGAACCCTGTGATGGGGTCTTGGAGGCACCAGACCAGAGCCCTTGGAGCAGCAGAGAGGAGGGACCCCATGTGTGCTGCCTCCCCCTCCTCGTGGCTGTGGCCCCGGGGGCCCTCAGTGCTGTCACTCCATAGGTACTGCTGTAGTCGGGCCTCCTGAAGTTCCTGTGCCAATTTCTGACCCTGAAGTCCATgagggctcctcctcctcctgcctacTGCCTTTGACCCAGCTCTGCACTCTTTTTATTGAGTAAGAGGCAAGGCAGGATTTCCTTGCCCAGTATGGCATGTCATGCCGACTGTTCTTGGAAACACCATTGACTTACAAGTCAAAGCTGCTTCGCTGTCCTTGGATCCCATAGCTTCCCCCTTGCCCAAATCCACTCTGCTCCCTACCTTCTCTGAcactttaaaaaacattgaacATACAGGAAAATGCTGAAAACAGACAACAAAAATTCACTGAGGCCCTTTAAATAAGCCCCTTGGAGTGCCAGTGGATGTCATCTCGGGAGGTCTGGAATGGAGTCCATGCTTCCAGACCGGGGCTGGGCACAGGAGGTTTCCGCTAAGGAGGTGATATCTCTGGTCTTAGGGGAAGGATGTAGATACTTGTGGCTTTGGAGTAACATTGTGACCAGTGATCAGTAAATGATCTCTGGGTTGGGCCTTGGGAGAGGAGTTTTTCAAAAGAATCCAGAATCTCCTGCTCTTGATCAGTCCATCTAAAAACACCAGGGCAATTGTCCAGTAAAGCAGAGCCTCCCCTGCCTTAGAAGCTTTGGTGGATTTCTCCAGCAGGGTAATAAATTTCTGTCACTGGCCCTACTCAACATCTGGGGTCTGTTTTCCTaagagagggactggggagggcaaAACCAGACAGGCTGTGTGGGGAGATGGAAGGAAGGCAGCAGGAATCCACAACGAGGCCACCAGATCTTCGTGTCAAGAGCGGCGTTAAAGCATCTTTGCCCACAGGCCCAACCCAAGTCCCAGCCTCTGTGTCTGGGCTCCCCTGGTGCCCGTGGTCTAACATGCGCCCTGCTTCAACCAGATTACCTCAGGCCTTTGTGTTTACCCGTTGCAGGCCCTC from the Manis javanica isolate MJ-LG chromosome 16, MJ_LKY, whole genome shotgun sequence genome contains:
- the TRIM26 gene encoding tripartite motif-containing protein 26 isoform X1 encodes the protein MATSAPLRSLEEEVTCSICLDYLRDPVTIDCGHVFCRSCTTDVRPISGGRPVCPLCKKPFKKENIRPVWQLASLVENIERLKVDKGRQLGEGTQEQQDAKLCERHQEKLHYYCEDDGKLLCVMCRESREHRPHTAVLMEKAAQPHRVSPPAPRGCSATRLGMFHSAARPEEKILNHLSILRRDRDKIQGFQAKGEADILALLKKLQDQRQYIVAEFEQGHQFLREREQHLLDQLARLEQELTEGREKYKTRGIGELARLALAISKLEGKAHQPAAELMQDTRDFLNRYPRKKFWIGKPIARVVKKRTGEFSDKLMSLQRGLREFQGKLLRDLEYKTVSVTLDPQSASGYLQLSEDWKCVTYSSLYQGAYLHPQQFDCEPGVLGSKGFTWGKVYWEVEVEREGWSEDEEEGDEEEEGEEEEEEEEAGYGDGYEDWETDEDEESLGDEEEEEEEEEEEVLESCMVGVARDSVKRKGDLSLRPEDGVWALRLSSAGIWANTSPEAELFPVLRPRRVGIALDYEGGTVTFTNAESQELIYTFTATFTRRLVPFLWLKWPGTRLLLRP
- the TRIM26 gene encoding tripartite motif-containing protein 26 isoform X2; this encodes MATSAPLRSLEEEVTCSICLDYLRDPVTIDCGHVFCRSCTTDVRPISGGRPVCPLCKKPFKKENIRPVWQLASLVENIERLKVDKGRQLGEGTQEQQDAKLCERHQEKLHYYCEDDGKLLCVMCRESREHRPHTAVLMEKAAQPHREKILNHLSILRRDRDKIQGFQAKGEADILALLKKLQDQRQYIVAEFEQGHQFLREREQHLLDQLARLEQELTEGREKYKTRGIGELARLALAISKLEGKAHQPAAELMQDTRDFLNRYPRKKFWIGKPIARVVKKRTGEFSDKLMSLQRGLREFQGKLLRDLEYKTVSVTLDPQSASGYLQLSEDWKCVTYSSLYQGAYLHPQQFDCEPGVLGSKGFTWGKVYWEVEVEREGWSEDEEEGDEEEEGEEEEEEEEAGYGDGYEDWETDEDEESLGDEEEEEEEEEEEVLESCMVGVARDSVKRKGDLSLRPEDGVWALRLSSAGIWANTSPEAELFPVLRPRRVGIALDYEGGTVTFTNAESQELIYTFTATFTRRLVPFLWLKWPGTRLLLRP